In the Anastrepha obliqua isolate idAnaObli1 chromosome 1, idAnaObli1_1.0, whole genome shotgun sequence genome, one interval contains:
- the LOC129253242 gene encoding dihydroxyacetone phosphate acyltransferase — protein sequence MKTGLSPPYELPLWPGPQSFTSASTAATTYMDDFENIIAKGKEPVMTKEYKPQMANEFERYLNPQTLKGHVFRSEKVRKIIAHYAQVNNCPVKQIEKQVKEIIDEIGLERNLPIIRWCGMAITAIAKRILSGIYVNARSIGTVREQLGRNPVCYLPSHRSYMDFVLMSYICFYYDIEIPGIAAGMDFHAMFGMGTMLRKTGAFFMRRSFSKDELYWDIFREYMYALISVYHIGVEFFIEGTRSRNFKALVPKIGLLSMALLPYFTGEVSDVTIVPVSISYERLLEEQLFVYELLGVPKPKETTKGFFKALKIIDERFGKMYLDFGAPISVREFFGHTASDRMQRAAMGAHLQKLDKHELDLIKKLANEVIYQQQRRIVISTFNLLCLYYASQLYVGCSVNIEELARGITKLKYLFEELGAHVATDLNRLKIEIIETVEIHANIVHFHNARLQFTQVAAAQLAQDIDTKRLKAHALLPQTMAVAVPALTLQLYINPCMFWLARPAYLLLAALHLQREQQKQKDVDSVTLPSSYVEVVTYLSQRVAILDDIFKHEFIIESNRDLEEFERNLNLLSNVGILTISSDGGQITFLENECSNVILSALAPFLCVYYQLAVALNEFPTTSSAASSTSDESKEFSTKDVLIHMQKRVEKLLQQQHVSNVHPYCLALDNLNIALYAFQQAGYLMKNKDTGMLEHAIGKPLRTVEVDMLRYCELLPFKQYYSAASAQMNSMPSKL from the exons ATGAAGACGGGGCTATCCCCGCCATATGAACTCCCACTATGGCCTGGGCCACAGTCGTTTACGTCTGCATCGACGGCCGCAACCACTTACATGGATGATTTTGAGAATATCATTGCCAAGGGTAAAGAACCGGTGATGACCAAGGAGTACAAGCCCCAAATGGCTAATGAGTTTGAGCGTTATTTGAATCCACAAACTTTGAAAGGGCATGTTTTTCGTAGCGAGAAGGTTCGTAAAATCATCGCACATTATGCGCAAGTGAATAATTGCCCAGTGAAGCAGATTGAAAAGCAGGTGAAAGAGATTATCGATGAAATCGGTTTGGAGCGTAATCTGCCGATCATACGTTGGTGCGGTATGGCCATAACGGCAATTGCAAAACGCATCCTCTCGGGAATTTATGTAAATGCGagaagcattggaacagtgcggGAACAGCTGGGACGAAATCCAGTTTGCTATTTGCCCAGCCATCGAAGCTATATGGATTTTGTATTAATGTCATACATTTGCTTTTATTATGACATTGAAATACCTGGTATAGCAGCAGGAATGG ACTTCCATGCCATGTTTGGTATGGGCACAATGCTACGTAAAACCGGTGCTTTTTTTATGCGACGCTCCTTCTCAAAAGACGAGCTTTATTGGGACATTTTTCGCGAATATATGTACGCATTGATCTCTGTTTATCACATAGGAGTTGAATTCTTTATAGAAGGAACACGCAGCCGCAATTTTAAGGCGCTCGTGCCAAAAATTGGCCTCCTTTCGATGGCACTGCTTCCCTACTTCACCGGCGAGGTGTCTGATGTCACCATCGTGCCAGTGAGCATATCCTATGAACGTTTACTCGAGGAACAATTGTTCGTCTATGAATTGTTGGGCGTGCCAAAGCCGAAAGAGACGACGAAGGGTTTCTTCAAGGCGCTGAAAATTATCGATGAACGTTTTGGAAAAATGTACTTGGATTTTGGTGCACCAATATCTGTGCGTGAATTCTTTGGTCACACGGCCTCTGATCGAATGCAGCGTGCAGCTATGGGTGCACACTTACAAAAGTTAGATAAACACGAGCTGGATTTGATTAAGAAGTTGGCTAATGAG GTAATTTATCAACAGCAACGGCGCATCGTCATTAGTACATTCAATCTACTGTGTCTGTATTATGCTAGTCAATTATACGTAGGATGTTCGGTTAACATCGAGGAGTTAGCACGCGGAATTACCAAGTTAAAGTATCTATTCGAAGAGTTAGGCGCACATGTTGCCACCGATTTGAATCGCctcaaaattgaaataattgaaacCGTTGAAATACATGCGAACATTGTACATTTTCATAATGCACGACTGCAATTCACGCAGGTCGCTGCTGCACAACTGGCACAGGATATCGATACTAAAAGACTGAAGGCACATGCCCTACTGCCACAGACAATGGCTGTAGCTGTGCCGGCGCTGACATTGCAGCTGTATATAAATCCCTGCATGTTTTGGCTTGCACGGCCGGCATATCTGCTATTAGCTGCACTTCATTTACAGAGAgagcagcaaaagcaaaaagaCGTCGATAGCGTGACATTACCTAGCAGCTATGTCGAGGTGGTGACGTATTTGTCGCAACGTGTAGCTATACTTGATGATATATTCAAACATGAATTCATAATTGAGTCAAACCGAGATTTGGAG GAGTTCGAACGAAATCTCAATCTACTCTCAAATGTTGGCATTCTAACAATATCATCCGATGGCGGCCAAATCACATTTCTCGAAAATGAATGCAGTAACGTTATACTCTCCGCATTAGCACCTTTTCTGTGTGTCTATTATCAATTAGCTGTGGCGCTCAATGAG TTTCCCACCACCAGTTCAGCTGCTTCTTCCACAAGTGACGAATCCAAGGAATTTAGCACGAAGGATGtactcatacatatgcaaaaaCGAGTAGAAAAACTTTTGCAGCAACAACATGTCTCCAATGTGCATCCTTATTGTCTGGCCCTAGACAATTTGAATATTGCGTTGTACGCGTTTCAGCAAGCGGGCTATCTGATGAAAAACAAGGATACTGGCATGTTAGAGCACGCAATTGGGAAACCTTTGCGTACAGTGGAAGTGGACATGTTGCGTTACTGCGAATTATTGCCATTCAAGCAGTACTATAGCGCAGCCAGTGCACAAATGAACTCTATGCCATCTAAGTTATAA
- the LOC129253244 gene encoding putative GTP-binding protein 6 has translation MYIHRHKCIIRNYMKVNNKMLFKSMTNIASCFTICRNSQLRVLVRVNRLESAFESYVPDVNRTFTRWKYMQHKGVKGIRNRKSAYETLSKEDSNADIKMTSEAEDEGNDNGLLNLDDRAYEELANSTMHISPGSSSQNVFIIQPYVKWGSERNILTTPYGQLEEAKALVESLPNWRVVHAIKIPLETLQRKALFGSGKIEELKQQLQEHSTKDKLSCLFISKSTLTFGQKRFLEDTFKLPVLDRYSVVIQILRLHASSAEARLQVAMAEIPYIWSQAKDASPSIARKQGYSFTDTQREILRTRERKLKQELERIRDHRQLLRNKRKQKNYPVIAVVGYTNAGKTSLIKSLTQEQSMQPRNQLFATLDVTAHAGILPCNLEVIYMDTVGFMSDLPTGLMECFVATLEDAMLADIILHVQDISHTCKQAQQQHVITTLQSLKNTVAASGQMPPIINVGNKVDLMSTELQPQPTENIHMVSATKLTGLKELLFEIERQILIATGRRKMTMRVRNGGAEVAWLYKNTAVTNVRVDEASAEHLLMTVVVSELTIQKFKRTFLSTNHADL, from the exons atgtacatacataggcatAAGTGCATTATACGTAATTATATGAAAGTTAATAACAAAATGTTGTTCAAAAGTATGACGAATATAGCAAGTTGCTTTACTATATGTCGAAATTCGCAATTAAGGGTCCTTGTGCGAGTAAATCGCTTAGAAAGCGCTTTTGAAAGTTATGTGCCCGACGTTAATAGGACGTTCACCCGCTGGAAATATATGCAGCACAAAGGTGTAAAAGGTATACGCAACAGAAAAAGTGCTTACGAGACACTTTCAAAAGAAGACAGCAACGCAGATATAAAAATGACTTCAGAAGCTGAAGATGAAGGCAATGATAATGGCTTGCTCAACTTGGATGATCG cgcATACGAAGAATTGGCCAACAGTACAATGCATATTTCGCCCGGTTCCTCTAGTCAAAACGTATTCATTATACAGCCATATGTGAAATGGGGCAGTGAGCGAAACATTCTAACAACTCCCTATGGTCAGTTGGAAGAGGCGAAAGCGCTAGTGGAATCATTGCCTAATTGGCGCGTGGTTCACGCTATCAAAATACCGCTAGAAACACTCCAGCGCAAGGCTCTTTTTGGCAGCGGCAAAATTGAAGAATTAAAACAACAGCTGCAGGAACATAGTACTAAAGATAAACTATCCTGCCTCTTTATTAGCAAAAGCACATTAACATTTGGTCAAAAACGATTTCTGGAAGATACATTTAAACTGCCGGTGTTGGATCGCTATTCTGTTGTCATACAAATTTTACGCCTGCATGCCTCCAGTGCGGAGGCGCGCCTACAAGTGGCCATGGCTGAGATACCGTACATCTGGTCCCAAGCCAAGGACGCGAGCCCATCGATTGCACGCAAACAAGGCTACTCATTTACTGACACACAACGAGAAATACTAAGAACACGCGAACGTAAGTTGAAACAAGAACTGGAAAGGATTAGGGATCACAG GCAATTGCTGCGCAACAAACGTAAACAGAAAAACTATCCAGTGATTGCAGTAGTTGGATATACTAACGCTGGCAAAACATCACTGATCAAATCGCTAACGCAAGAGCAAAGCATGCAACCACGCAATCAGCTCTTTGCTACTCTGGATGTGACAGCACATGCGGGCATACTACCGTGCAATCTTGAAGTAATTTACATGGACACGGTGGGTTTTATGTCTGATCTACCCACTGGTTTAATGGAGTGTTTTGTGGCGACCCTAGAGGATGCTATGTTGGCA GATATAATATTGCATGTGCAGGATATTTCACACACATGCAAACAAGCGCAACAGCAGCACGTAATTACAACATTGCAATcacttaaaaatactgttgctgCAAGTGGACAAATGCCACCCATCATAAATGTTGGAAATAAAGTCGATCTTATGTCGACGGAATTGCAGCCACAGCCAacagaaaatatacatatgGTTTCCGCGACAAAGCTTACAGGTCTCAAGGAATTGCTATTCGAAATTGAACGACAAATACTAATAGCGACGGGACGTCGTAAAATGACAATGCGTGTGCGCAATGGTGGAGCTGAAGTGGCATGGTTGTACAAAAATACTGCGGTAACAAACGTACGCGTCGACGAGGCTAGCGCTGAGCATTTGCTAATGACAGTCGTTGTTAGCGAACTCACCATTCAGAAATTTAAACGAACATTTTTATCAACAAACCATGCGGATTTATAA
- the LOC129253245 gene encoding transmembrane protein 141, producing the protein MNDIKRLKDQQRDIHPGFDSYLNCMTRALFSGLASFCLTFSGCHFTQKLLRTKIHYPVQYSVLASAIVATGVSYTTTTSRTKACQAAWMAAEDKHTILKEEHY; encoded by the exons ATGAATGACATAAAACGCTTAAAGGATCAACAACGCGATATACATCCCGGATTCGACTCTTACTTGAATTGCATGACACGGGCTCTTTTCTCCGGTCTTGCTTCATTTTGCTTAA CATTTTCCGGCTGTCATTTTACACAAAAGCTGTTGCGCACAAAAATTCACTACCCCGTTCAATATAGCGTGTTGGCGTCGGCTATAGTGGCAACTGGTGTATCCTACACAACCACCACAAGTCGCACTAAAGCTTGCCAAGCAGCTTGGATGGCAGCTGAGGATAAGCATACTATACTGAAAGAAGAGCATTATTAA